The Entelurus aequoreus isolate RoL-2023_Sb linkage group LG23, RoL_Eaeq_v1.1, whole genome shotgun sequence genome has a window encoding:
- the LOC133640753 gene encoding left-right determination factor 2-like — translation MDFPRSSTAACCVFFFFFFFFSSSVLLGAGAAFTQQDLKEALLRELGLDEVPVVHRRDLDNAVVPAHVRNKYLSMLKAHHSRRRRALPSLAGILRGIPGNADISGEFVYSDTTRNRMVFDMESRIPDNSEVTMAELKLYQRASHHKRLAVDKRSHRPASNARVSVYWVQELPDGTNRTSLVDSRLVPIHETGWKSFDVTQAVHYWSKGLQKTPMHLEVWIEGERPGSYAAEAAKSVRFTTQEQTGNTLGKPELLLYTLSLEDYGSQGDCDVRQTKDTCCREQHFIDFRALTWTQYWIIEPAGYQAFRCAGGCRQPKRNYGYGERRCTVSESAPLPIMYLVKKGDYTEIEVAEFPNMIAERCACTMDNVSIV, via the exons ATGGATTTCCCGCGCTCCTCCACTGCGGCTTGctgcgtcttcttcttcttcttcttcttcttctcctcctccgtcCTCCTGGGCGCCGGCGCGGCCTTCACGCAGCAGGACTTGAAGGAGGCGCTGCTGCGCGAACTGGGCCTGGACGAGGTGCCCGTGGTCCACAGGCGCGACCTGGACAACGCGGTGGTTCCGGCCCACGTCCGCAACAAGTACCTGTCCATGCTGAAGGCGCACCACAGCAGGAGGCGCCGCGCCCTGCCCAGCCTGGCGGGGATTCTCAGAGGGATTCCCGGCAACGCCG ACATTTCCGGCGAGTTCGTGTACTCCGACACCACCCGGAACCGGATGGTGTTCGACATGGAGTCGAGGATCCCCGACAACAGCGAGGTGACCATGGCCGAGCTCAAGCTCTACCAGCGGGCGTCGCACCACAAGCGCCTCGCCGTGGACAAGAGGAGCCACCGGCCGGCGAGCAACGCCCGCGTCAGCGTCTACTGGGTCCAGGAGCTGCCCGACGGCACCAACCGGACCTCGCTGGTGGACTCCAG GTTGGTTCCCATTCACGAAACGGGCTGGAAGAGCTTCGACGTGACCCAGGCCGTCCACTATTGGTCCAAAGGCCTGCAGAAGACGCCCATGCACTTGGAGGTGTGGATCGAGGGCGAGAGACCCGGCAGCTACGCGGCGGAAGCGGCCAAGAGTGTCCGCTTTACCACCCAGGAGCAGACGGGCAACACCCTGGGGAAGCCAGAACTCCTCCTTTACACTCTCAGCCTGGAAGATTACGG CTCCCAAGGCGACTGCGACGTGCGCCAGACCAAAGACACGTGCTGCAGGGAGCAGCACTTCATCGACTTCCGCGCCCTCACCTGGACGCAGTACTGGATCATCGAGCCGGCGGGCTACCAGGCCTTCAGGTGCGCCGGAGGCTGCCGGCAGCCCAAGCGCAACTACGGTTACGGCGAGAGGCGGTGCACGGTGTCCGAGAGCGCCCCGCTGCCCATCATGTACCTGGTGAAGAAGGGCGACTACACGGAGATCGAGGTCGCCGAGTTCCCCAACATGATCGCCGAACGCTGCGCCTGCACCATGGACAACGTTTCTATCGTGTGA